From the genome of Thermoflexus hugenholtzii, one region includes:
- a CDS encoding nodulation protein NfeD produces MRGWRWIGWLGVWMLLLGAGGVEADAAPRVVWLRVEGALTPVVADYLRRGIEVAQDQGAEALVLQLNTPGGEVNLTLRLVSMIRESPVPVIVYVAPRGAIAGSAGTLVTLAGHLAWMAPETAIGAASPVGGQGEDLPQTLSQKVKEILKAQVRSLAERRGPDAVRLAEAAVESAKAVSAREALEAGLIDGIAESPEDLLRQLDGRTVRVSGGSRTLRTQGAVIVPLPMNIVEEILHRLVDPNVALILLAIGVQAILIELSNPGGWVAGFIGVVCLLLAAYGIGVLPVNWLGLLLIAVAIVLFILDIKASTHGALTAAGTATFIAGALVLFAPVARSPFPPLSPWVAGGTGLAMAGFFGFIVAKALQAQRRPSVMGVEALIGRIGEARTDLNPVGMVHVAGELWTAESEAGMIPAGTPVQVSGVEGLRLRVRKWTPPATSSERPAAPDGRPA; encoded by the coding sequence ATGCGTGGATGGCGCTGGATAGGGTGGTTGGGGGTTTGGATGCTTCTGCTGGGAGCCGGGGGCGTGGAGGCGGACGCCGCTCCCCGGGTGGTGTGGTTGCGGGTGGAGGGGGCGCTGACCCCGGTGGTGGCGGATTACTTGCGGCGGGGGATCGAGGTCGCTCAGGATCAGGGGGCGGAGGCGCTGGTGCTGCAGCTCAACACCCCGGGCGGAGAGGTCAACCTCACCCTGCGCCTGGTCTCCATGATCCGGGAGAGTCCGGTGCCGGTGATCGTCTACGTCGCCCCGCGGGGGGCCATCGCGGGGTCCGCCGGGACGCTGGTGACCCTGGCCGGGCACCTGGCGTGGATGGCTCCGGAGACGGCCATCGGGGCCGCCTCCCCCGTCGGCGGCCAGGGGGAGGATCTTCCCCAGACCCTCAGCCAGAAGGTCAAAGAGATCCTGAAAGCCCAGGTCCGCAGCCTGGCGGAGCGACGCGGCCCGGATGCCGTGCGACTGGCGGAGGCCGCGGTGGAATCGGCGAAGGCGGTGAGCGCCCGGGAGGCCCTGGAGGCCGGCCTCATCGATGGGATCGCGGAGAGCCCTGAGGACCTGCTCCGCCAGCTGGACGGCCGAACGGTGCGGGTGTCGGGCGGATCGCGCACCCTGCGCACCCAGGGGGCGGTCATTGTGCCCTTGCCGATGAACATCGTGGAGGAGATCCTCCACCGTCTGGTGGATCCGAACGTCGCCCTCATCCTGCTGGCCATCGGCGTGCAGGCCATCCTGATCGAGCTGTCGAACCCCGGCGGGTGGGTGGCCGGGTTCATCGGGGTGGTGTGCCTGCTCCTGGCGGCCTACGGGATCGGGGTGCTGCCGGTCAACTGGCTGGGGCTGCTGCTCATCGCCGTGGCCATCGTCCTGTTCATCCTGGACATCAAGGCGTCCACCCACGGCGCCCTGACGGCGGCGGGGACGGCGACGTTCATCGCGGGGGCCCTGGTGCTGTTCGCCCCGGTCGCCCGTTCGCCCTTCCCACCGCTCTCCCCCTGGGTCGCCGGCGGCACCGGGCTGGCCATGGCGGGCTTCTTCGGCTTCATCGTGGCGAAGGCCCTCCAGGCTCAGCGCCGCCCCAGCGTCATGGGCGTGGAGGCGCTGATCGGGCGCATCGGGGAGGCGCGCACCGATCTCAACCCCGTTGGGATGGTGCACGTAGCCGGCGAATTGTGGACGGCGGAGAGCGAAGCGGGTATGATACCGGCCGGCACGCCCGTCCAGGTGAGTGGGGTGGAGGGCCTCCGGCTGCGGGTGCGGAAATGGACGCCTCCCGCGACTTCGTCAGAGCGCCCGGCGGCACCGGACGGGCGTCCGGCATAA
- a CDS encoding DEAD/DEAH box helicase → MWSAMGRGDHALARLLQRWREDPSFRRHVAAWARAPARQAREVPIPADLHPRCQDALRRQGIQALFTHQAEAYRAARQGAHVALFTGTASGKTLAFLLPIFQALCEDPRTTALFLYPTKALAHDQRAVLRAWLSALELPVAALPYDGDTPAETRRLVRERGRLILTNPDMLHMGILPQHPRWADFLRHLRFVVIDEAHVYRGVFGSHVANVLRRLRRLARAYGAAPQFLLASATVANGPELAEGLVEAPVHIVEDDGSPSGERHFILYRPPLLDAATGLRQSALTAAAGLILTLLEHGISTIAFARSRMAVERLLRIVREAWSERGGDPGEVRGYRGGYLPEERREIEGGLREGRIRAVIATNALELGIDIGALQACVMVGYPGSIASVRQQAGRAGRRTPLSVALLVLTATPLDEYLAAHPEFLFRRSPEAVRFDPDNLLILTDHLRCAAFEWPLGPDEPFARTLDTVWIVERMMAEGEPLYRNPTDGRVYFRADRYPAQEINLRTTTGERVHIRLAGPGGRVIGEVDRPSAPILVHPGAVYLHEGTAYRILTVDWSRGEALAEPFEGDEFTEPIVEARWALDQEHARREAPWAVGAWGEVTITRRVVGYRRRRWPSGELIGWEEVETPEEALPTTAWWLALRPALVEALRAEGVWIGPLDYGPEWEAIRRAIRARDGYRCRVCGAPELPGQAHDVHHLRPLRTFRDRAEAHAPENLITVCRRCHRRLEEMQGTRSALSGLGDLLHHLAPVFLMSDPADLSLLVDPEGRLTGGPTLLLYENVPGGVGFAEHLYTVQPFLLQAAREVLQRCPCERGCPACVGPPGEMIDLKGETRRLLERLLEGARAE, encoded by the coding sequence ATGTGGTCCGCTATGGGTAGGGGCGATCACGCGCTGGCGCGCCTGCTGCAGCGCTGGCGAGAGGATCCTTCCTTTCGCCGGCATGTGGCGGCATGGGCTCGGGCGCCCGCCCGGCAGGCCCGTGAAGTCCCGATCCCGGCGGATCTCCACCCCCGCTGTCAGGATGCGCTGCGGCGACAGGGGATCCAGGCGCTGTTCACCCATCAGGCGGAAGCGTATCGGGCGGCCCGTCAAGGGGCCCACGTGGCCCTCTTCACCGGAACGGCCTCCGGGAAGACCCTGGCCTTTCTGCTCCCCATCTTTCAGGCGCTCTGCGAGGACCCGCGGACCACGGCCCTCTTTTTGTATCCCACTAAGGCTTTAGCGCACGATCAGCGCGCGGTCCTGCGCGCCTGGCTCTCCGCCCTGGAGCTCCCGGTGGCCGCCCTGCCTTACGATGGGGACACGCCGGCCGAGACGCGACGTCTCGTCCGGGAGCGGGGACGCCTGATCCTGACCAACCCCGACATGCTGCACATGGGGATCCTGCCGCAGCATCCCCGCTGGGCGGATTTCCTGCGGCATCTGCGCTTTGTGGTGATCGATGAGGCCCACGTCTACCGGGGGGTGTTCGGCAGCCACGTGGCGAACGTGTTGCGACGGCTGCGGCGCCTGGCCCGGGCTTACGGCGCGGCGCCCCAGTTCCTCCTGGCCTCCGCCACCGTCGCCAACGGCCCCGAGCTGGCCGAAGGGCTGGTGGAAGCCCCGGTCCACATCGTGGAGGACGACGGTTCCCCTTCCGGCGAGCGCCACTTCATCCTGTATCGCCCCCCGCTGCTTGACGCCGCCACCGGCCTGCGCCAGAGCGCCCTGACCGCCGCTGCCGGGTTGATCCTCACCCTCCTGGAGCATGGGATCTCCACCATCGCCTTCGCCCGGTCCCGCATGGCAGTGGAGCGGCTGTTGCGCATCGTGCGGGAGGCCTGGAGCGAACGAGGTGGGGATCCCGGGGAGGTGCGGGGATATCGCGGCGGATACCTTCCGGAGGAGCGCCGGGAGATCGAGGGAGGGCTGCGGGAGGGGCGGATCCGCGCGGTGATCGCCACCAACGCCCTGGAGCTGGGGATTGACATCGGCGCCCTGCAGGCCTGCGTGATGGTCGGCTACCCGGGGAGCATCGCCTCGGTCCGTCAGCAGGCGGGACGGGCCGGCCGCCGCACGCCCCTGAGCGTGGCCCTCCTGGTGCTCACCGCCACGCCGCTGGACGAATATCTGGCCGCCCATCCCGAATTCCTGTTCCGGAGGTCTCCCGAAGCCGTTCGCTTCGATCCGGACAATCTGCTGATCCTCACGGATCACCTGCGTTGCGCCGCCTTCGAGTGGCCCCTGGGGCCCGACGAGCCCTTCGCCCGCACTCTGGACACCGTCTGGATCGTGGAGCGGATGATGGCGGAGGGGGAGCCGCTCTACCGCAACCCCACGGACGGACGGGTGTATTTCCGGGCGGACCGCTACCCGGCCCAGGAGATCAACCTGCGCACCACCACAGGGGAGCGTGTGCACATCCGCCTCGCGGGGCCGGGCGGTCGGGTGATCGGGGAGGTGGACCGCCCTTCCGCGCCCATCCTGGTCCACCCGGGGGCGGTCTACCTGCACGAGGGAACCGCTTACCGGATCCTCACGGTGGATTGGTCGCGCGGGGAGGCCCTCGCGGAGCCGTTTGAGGGGGATGAGTTCACCGAGCCCATCGTGGAAGCGCGCTGGGCGCTCGATCAGGAGCACGCCCGGCGGGAGGCGCCGTGGGCCGTCGGGGCGTGGGGGGAGGTGACGATCACCCGGCGGGTGGTCGGATACCGACGCCGGCGATGGCCCAGCGGGGAGCTCATCGGATGGGAGGAGGTGGAGACCCCTGAGGAAGCGCTCCCGACCACGGCCTGGTGGCTGGCGTTGCGCCCCGCCCTCGTGGAGGCCCTGCGCGCCGAGGGCGTGTGGATCGGACCGCTGGATTATGGGCCGGAATGGGAGGCCATCCGTCGGGCCATCCGAGCCCGGGACGGCTACCGGTGCCGGGTGTGCGGGGCGCCGGAGCTTCCGGGCCAGGCCCACGATGTCCATCACCTTCGTCCGTTGCGAACCTTCCGGGATCGGGCGGAGGCCCATGCCCCGGAGAACCTGATCACGGTGTGCCGGCGCTGCCACCGGCGTCTGGAGGAGATGCAAGGGACCCGCAGCGCCCTCTCCGGGCTGGGGGATCTCCTCCATCACCTGGCCCCTGTCTTCCTGATGAGCGATCCGGCGGATCTGAGCCTCCTGGTGGATCCGGAGGGCCGCCTCACGGGAGGCCCCACCCTGCTGCTCTATGAAAACGTGCCGGGGGGTGTCGGCTTCGCCGAGCATCTCTACACCGTCCAGCCTTTTCTCCTTCAGGCGGCGCGCGAGGTGCTCCAGCGCTGCCCGTGCGAACGGGGATGCCCGGCCTGCGTGGGTCCCCCGGGGGAGATGATCGATCTCAAAGGGGAAACCCGTCGTTTGCTGGAGCGCCTGCTGGAGGGAGCGCGCGCGGAATGA